In Paenibacillus hexagrammi, the following are encoded in one genomic region:
- a CDS encoding MarR family winged helix-turn-helix transcriptional regulator has product MNSEIEKSDDSPSFLLWQVLNLWQKNMRQALQAVELTHVQFILLIATDWLNRQCEQGDVTQAQIASYAHVEPMLASQVLRSLEKKGLLTRKEHSTDTRAKSIVLTEEGKQLASQAFLIAQQVDHSFIAKLGQEETDFIRLMKVLGTE; this is encoded by the coding sequence ATGAATTCTGAAATCGAGAAGTCCGACGATAGTCCCAGTTTCTTGTTGTGGCAGGTGCTGAACCTGTGGCAAAAGAATATGCGGCAAGCTTTACAAGCCGTTGAGCTTACTCACGTTCAGTTTATTCTGCTCATAGCCACAGACTGGTTGAATCGGCAATGTGAACAAGGTGATGTCACACAAGCGCAAATCGCAAGCTACGCGCATGTTGAACCCATGCTTGCCTCGCAAGTCCTGCGGTCTCTGGAGAAAAAAGGGTTGCTGACTCGTAAAGAGCACTCCACGGATACGCGAGCCAAATCCATAGTATTAACAGAGGAAGGAAAGCAGCTCGCTTCGCAGGCTTTCCTGATCGCGCAGCAGGTGGATCACAGCTTCATTGCGAAGCTGGGGCAAGAAGAAACGGATTTTATTCGCCTGATGAAAGTACTGGGCACAGAGTAA
- a CDS encoding HPr family phosphocarrier protein — protein MVSQTYTVLNPSGFHARPTKVFVQTASTFPCKVNVSKNGKKVNGKSSLSMLTLGIEANDEVLLETDGDQEEQALEALGQLLSKIFEE, from the coding sequence ATGGTATCTCAAACATATACCGTGCTGAATCCATCCGGATTTCATGCGCGTCCAACTAAGGTATTTGTGCAAACCGCTAGCACGTTTCCGTGCAAAGTAAATGTTAGCAAGAATGGGAAAAAAGTAAATGGCAAGAGCTCTCTCAGCATGCTGACGTTGGGCATCGAAGCTAATGATGAAGTCCTCTTGGAAACCGACGGGGATCAGGAAGAGCAGGCTTTAGAAGCGCTGGGGCAGCTGCTCAGCAAAATTTTTGAAGAATAA
- the ptsP gene encoding phosphoenolpyruvate--protein phosphotransferase: MAKPFQGIAASPGIAIAKAYRLKHSHYVPAPGKANDSAEEKKRFTQAVEQSKQEIEQIRELTEQRMGAAKAEIFEAHLLLLEDPDFIDAIIERIENEGDNAEFSLYEVANQFVEMLRSMDNEMLRERAADVLDISRRIMSHLRGEEYAAVSAISEPCILIAEDLTPSDTAQLNLDYVLGFVTEIGSRTSHSAIMARSLEVPAIVGAGTAAGDIQTGTMIIMDAVTGTVLPSPSDQELEEYRAKKADYDQRRLELRALLDQPTVTKDGHHVELAANIGSVEDLQKVLSNGAEGVGLFRTEFLYMGRSSLPSEEEQFQVYKHVLERMNNKPVVIRTLDIGGDKELPYMKLPVETNPFLGLRAVRLCLSKQELFRTQLRALLRASSCGQLKIMFPMIAVKEELLEAKKLLAEEKEKLQQEGIPVSDSLEVGIMIEIPAAALAADILAKEVDFFSIGTNDLIQYTMAADRMNENVSYLYQPCHPSILRLVRMVIQAAEKEGKWVGMCGEMAGDETAIPLLLGLGLHEFSMSASSILPARALMKDLSREEWAGYAEEAIQMGSERQIQQFVHDKIGRV, encoded by the coding sequence ATGGCTAAACCGTTTCAAGGCATTGCCGCTTCCCCCGGCATCGCCATCGCCAAGGCTTATCGCCTGAAGCATTCACATTATGTGCCTGCTCCCGGCAAGGCTAATGATTCCGCAGAAGAGAAGAAGCGGTTTACACAGGCGGTGGAGCAGTCCAAACAAGAGATTGAGCAAATAAGAGAGCTGACCGAGCAGCGCATGGGTGCGGCGAAAGCGGAAATATTCGAAGCACACCTGCTGCTGCTTGAGGATCCTGATTTCATAGATGCGATTATAGAACGAATTGAGAATGAAGGAGATAACGCGGAGTTCTCTCTTTATGAGGTAGCAAATCAGTTCGTGGAGATGCTTCGTTCTATGGATAATGAAATGCTTCGGGAAAGAGCCGCTGACGTGCTCGACATATCGCGAAGAATCATGAGCCATCTCCGAGGCGAAGAATATGCAGCGGTCTCGGCTATAAGCGAGCCGTGTATCCTGATCGCCGAAGATTTGACTCCATCGGATACGGCTCAGCTGAACCTGGATTACGTTCTCGGATTTGTTACTGAGATCGGCAGCCGGACCTCCCACTCGGCTATTATGGCGCGTTCTCTTGAGGTTCCCGCTATTGTGGGCGCGGGAACGGCAGCGGGCGATATACAGACCGGGACGATGATCATCATGGATGCGGTCACGGGAACAGTCCTGCCTTCACCCAGCGATCAAGAGCTGGAGGAATACCGTGCCAAGAAAGCGGATTACGATCAACGCAGGCTTGAGCTGCGCGCATTGCTGGATCAACCGACGGTGACCAAGGATGGTCATCATGTGGAGCTTGCTGCCAACATCGGCAGCGTAGAAGATTTGCAGAAGGTGCTGAGCAACGGTGCGGAAGGTGTTGGGTTATTCCGGACAGAATTCTTGTATATGGGACGCAGCTCCCTTCCGAGCGAAGAAGAGCAGTTCCAGGTTTACAAGCACGTGCTGGAGAGAATGAATAACAAGCCGGTGGTTATCCGCACGCTGGATATAGGCGGGGATAAGGAGCTGCCTTATATGAAGCTTCCTGTGGAGACTAATCCGTTCCTCGGGCTGCGGGCTGTGCGCTTATGTCTAAGTAAGCAGGAGCTGTTCCGAACACAGCTGCGAGCGTTGCTTCGGGCAAGCTCCTGTGGCCAGCTGAAAATCATGTTTCCTATGATTGCTGTTAAGGAAGAACTGCTCGAAGCCAAGAAGCTGCTGGCTGAAGAGAAGGAGAAGCTGCAGCAGGAAGGAATTCCTGTATCGGACAGTCTGGAAGTCGGGATTATGATCGAAATCCCCGCGGCAGCTCTTGCGGCTGACATTCTCGCCAAAGAGGTTGATTTCTTCAGCATCGGCACGAACGATTTGATTCAATATACGATGGCAGCAGACCGGATGAACGAGAACGTATCGTATCTGTATCAGCCTTGTCATCCGTCTATTCTTCGACTTGTTCGCATGGTTATTCAAGCTGCGGAGAAAGAAGGCAAGTGGGTCGGCATGTGCGGAGAAATGGCTGGCGATGAGACCGCAATACCGCTGTTGCTTGGACTGGGGCTGCATGAGTTCAGCATGAGCGCGAGCTCCATTTTGCCTGCGAGGGCATTAATGAAAGACTTGTCCCGCGAGGAGTGGGCAGGCTACGCTGAGGAAGCCATTCAAATGGGCAGTGAGCGTCAAATCCAACAATTCGTACACGATAAAATAGGGAGAGTGTAG
- a CDS encoding mannitol-1-phosphate 5-dehydrogenase, protein MRALHFGAGNIGRGFIGLLLSNSGYKVTFSDVNETLVGHLQERGAYTVRLANETQDEFHVEGVSAILGKQIDVVADAVAEADLVTTAVGVNILKHIAEGIARGIERRIERGAQPLHVIACENAIGGSTQLKEHVYSHLSEAMQQRAEGLIAFPDAAVDRIVPLQHNEDPLEVTVEPFYEWVVDESQMLPGFHRIEGVHYVDHLEPYIERKLFTVNTGHCSAAYLGFIQGYSTIQEAMAHEDIVKQVEQIMNETGALLVKKYGFDSAEHERYIHKILDRFRNPYLTDEVTRVGRSPIRKLSSNDRLVRPAMQAFDLGLHPVYLPKAMAAAFLFRDEADQESMDIQAAVSREGIDKAITRYTSIPQEHPLHASIAAEYEQLKNQVHS, encoded by the coding sequence ATGAGAGCTTTGCACTTTGGGGCAGGCAATATCGGACGTGGATTTATAGGGCTGCTTTTGTCTAATTCGGGCTATAAGGTTACGTTCTCCGATGTCAATGAAACGCTCGTGGGTCATCTTCAGGAGAGAGGGGCATACACCGTACGTTTAGCGAACGAAACCCAGGATGAATTTCATGTGGAGGGTGTATCCGCGATTCTAGGCAAACAGATTGACGTCGTAGCGGATGCGGTAGCTGAAGCTGATTTGGTAACGACTGCAGTAGGCGTTAACATTCTGAAGCATATTGCCGAGGGTATTGCTAGAGGGATTGAGAGGCGGATCGAGCGCGGCGCGCAGCCCCTTCATGTAATCGCTTGTGAGAATGCCATTGGGGGCAGCACCCAGCTGAAAGAGCATGTATATTCTCATTTAAGTGAAGCCATGCAGCAGCGCGCTGAGGGACTTATAGCTTTTCCCGACGCCGCTGTTGACCGGATTGTGCCTCTACAGCACAACGAAGATCCGCTAGAGGTTACTGTTGAGCCTTTCTATGAGTGGGTTGTCGATGAATCGCAGATGCTTCCGGGTTTCCACCGGATCGAAGGTGTTCATTATGTCGACCATTTGGAGCCTTATATTGAGCGCAAGCTGTTCACTGTGAACACCGGCCATTGCTCCGCTGCTTATTTAGGATTTATTCAGGGTTATTCGACAATTCAGGAAGCCATGGCTCATGAAGACATTGTGAAGCAAGTTGAGCAAATCATGAACGAAACGGGTGCATTGCTCGTCAAGAAATACGGCTTTGACAGTGCGGAGCATGAACGCTACATTCATAAAATTTTGGACCGTTTCCGCAATCCATATTTAACGGATGAGGTTACGAGGGTCGGACGTTCGCCAATTCGCAAGTTGTCCAGCAACGATCGTTTGGTCCGTCCGGCTATGCAGGCTTTTGATTTGGGTTTACATCCGGTTTACCTTCCTAAGGCGATGGCCGCCGCTTTCTTGTTCCGAGATGAGGCGGATCAGGAATCGATGGATATCCAGGCTGCTGTGAGCCGGGAAGGAATCGATAAAGCCATTACTAGGTATACATCTATTCCGCAAGAACATCCGCTTCATGCGAGTATTGCGGCTGAATATGAACAATTGAAGAATCAAGTACATTCTTAA
- a CDS encoding PTS sugar transporter subunit IIA, with the protein MSILSVNKVKLNAKPANKTEAIRMAGQLLVDAGHASAGYIDKMLEREETLSTYMGNGLAIPHGTADSKSLIVSTGLSIVQLAEGVDFGDGEKATLIIGIAAAGNDHLEILTNVAMICSEDENMEQIMNAKTPEDMIKIFESGMEA; encoded by the coding sequence ATGAGTATTCTATCTGTAAACAAAGTAAAGCTGAACGCGAAGCCTGCCAATAAAACAGAAGCGATCCGCATGGCAGGTCAATTGCTGGTTGATGCAGGTCACGCCTCGGCGGGGTATATCGACAAGATGCTGGAACGTGAAGAAACGCTGTCTACGTATATGGGGAACGGGCTCGCCATTCCGCATGGAACAGCAGACTCCAAATCGCTGATCGTTTCTACCGGATTGTCCATTGTTCAACTAGCTGAAGGAGTTGATTTTGGCGATGGTGAAAAGGCAACTTTAATTATCGGCATCGCGGCGGCCGGTAACGATCATCTTGAAATTTTGACCAATGTGGCCATGATTTGTTCCGAAGATGAGAATATGGAGCAAATTATGAACGCCAAGACGCCGGAAGACATGATCAAGATATTTGAAAGCGGGATGGAAGCATGA
- a CDS encoding BglG family transcription antiterminator, which yields MILSSRHRQIVNLLIKQREDITAGEIAAEINVSTRTVHRELAELEGIMAEHGLTLLKKAGKGIQLQGESDQLAAFQTLLQDETAVEHSAQERKVLILCTLLTENEPVKLFTLAHDMSVTVPTITHDLDDVEQWMAQCGLTLIRRRGYGVELAGTETNKRKLIRKLANSYLDDSDLFGKADDTSNTASHMLLELIGKVNFRYVEGALWQDEDRGLGALSESEYTELLIDVSICIARIQQGKLIEQEPNESLTLPKNNLLLQHIIEHIKRHVDVDFPSAEVEYLVELLNCRVSRAPSELLPDHEPWLIDTIGRLIARMEQIAGLQFRDDKSLSEGLLTHLGSALRRLRAGINIRNPLLSQIKRDYEPLFLMIRRAVDVTIPEIDVPDEEIGFLVMHFGASMERLKQFRRDVSAIIVCTSGIGTSKMLAVRLTKEFPQIEIIGNASWFEAARIPAQDYDLIISTVDLPIPEERYIKLSPLLSKDDADRLRSFIHNVTLNQGSERKLASASAARDPNSSVRLRRIQHYVNEIVRIVDQFKLYVLEQAFVSLDEALHALCQYPKLAGIIEEAQPVVELLLEREKQSSQVIPETGIALFHIRSQYVRSPFLTLFRFEHPLLWKEEAAEAELRQALLMLGPQELSKESLEVLSEISSYLLIPEMLQLLKEGSEQEIKQFLSQELAQFLENKK from the coding sequence ATGATCCTGTCGAGCAGGCATCGTCAAATCGTGAATTTGCTGATTAAGCAGCGGGAAGATATTACAGCCGGAGAGATTGCTGCGGAGATTAACGTGAGCACCCGAACCGTTCATCGAGAGCTTGCTGAGCTTGAAGGGATCATGGCTGAACATGGTCTAACGCTGCTTAAGAAAGCAGGCAAAGGCATTCAATTGCAAGGCGAGTCTGATCAATTAGCAGCTTTTCAGACTCTGCTTCAGGATGAGACTGCGGTGGAACATTCGGCGCAGGAGCGAAAGGTTCTCATTCTTTGCACGTTATTAACGGAAAACGAGCCGGTAAAGCTATTTACGCTGGCTCATGACATGTCAGTAACTGTGCCAACCATTACGCATGATTTGGACGATGTGGAGCAGTGGATGGCTCAATGCGGGTTGACTCTTATTCGGCGCAGAGGATACGGTGTTGAGCTAGCGGGTACGGAGACGAATAAGCGTAAGTTAATTCGCAAGCTGGCAAACAGTTATCTGGATGATTCGGATCTGTTCGGTAAAGCCGATGATACATCGAATACGGCATCACACATGCTGTTGGAGTTAATTGGCAAGGTTAATTTCCGATATGTCGAGGGGGCGCTTTGGCAGGATGAGGACAGAGGCTTGGGGGCGTTATCCGAGAGCGAGTATACCGAGCTTCTCATTGATGTTTCTATATGTATCGCTCGAATCCAGCAGGGGAAACTTATTGAGCAAGAGCCGAATGAGTCGTTGACTCTTCCAAAGAACAACTTGCTGTTGCAGCATATTATTGAACATATCAAGAGGCACGTAGATGTGGATTTTCCTTCTGCGGAGGTTGAATATCTCGTCGAGCTGCTCAACTGCCGTGTCTCTCGTGCTCCGAGCGAGCTGCTTCCCGATCATGAACCTTGGCTGATTGATACCATAGGAAGGCTAATCGCTCGGATGGAGCAAATTGCGGGCTTGCAATTTCGTGATGATAAATCACTAAGTGAGGGCTTATTGACGCATCTTGGTTCCGCTTTGCGCAGATTGAGAGCCGGCATCAACATTAGGAACCCGCTGCTCAGTCAAATTAAACGGGATTACGAGCCCTTATTTCTCATGATTCGGCGCGCAGTGGACGTCACGATCCCGGAGATCGATGTCCCCGATGAGGAGATTGGCTTCCTGGTCATGCATTTCGGGGCTTCAATGGAAAGGCTGAAGCAATTTCGCCGTGACGTCAGCGCCATTATTGTGTGCACCAGCGGCATCGGCACGTCCAAAATGCTGGCGGTGCGTCTGACGAAGGAATTCCCGCAGATTGAAATCATAGGCAATGCATCGTGGTTCGAGGCGGCGAGAATCCCGGCCCAGGATTATGATTTGATTATTTCTACGGTGGATCTTCCCATACCTGAGGAACGGTATATTAAGCTTAGTCCGCTGCTCTCCAAGGATGATGCGGACCGGCTTCGTTCTTTTATCCACAATGTTACTTTAAATCAGGGCTCCGAAAGGAAGCTCGCTTCCGCTTCTGCAGCAAGGGATCCAAACTCCTCCGTCCGTCTGAGACGCATTCAGCATTATGTGAATGAAATTGTTCGTATTGTAGATCAATTTAAACTATATGTTTTGGAGCAAGCCTTTGTCAGCTTGGATGAGGCGCTACATGCACTATGCCAATATCCGAAGCTTGCAGGTATTATTGAAGAGGCACAGCCTGTTGTGGAGTTATTGCTGGAGCGGGAAAAGCAGAGCAGTCAAGTGATTCCCGAAACAGGAATCGCTCTATTTCATATTCGAAGCCAATATGTCCGCAGTCCATTTCTTACCCTGTTTCGGTTCGAGCATCCCCTTCTATGGAAGGAAGAGGCCGCTGAAGCAGAACTAAGGCAAGCTTTGTTGATGTTAGGACCACAGGAGCTAAGCAAGGAGAGTTTGGAGGTTCTGAGTGAAATTAGCTCTTATTTGCTTATACCCGAGATGCTGCAATTGTTAAAAGAAGGCAGTGAACAAGAGATCAAGCAATTTTTATCACAGGAATTAGCGCAATTTCTAGAAAATAAAAAATAA
- a CDS encoding PTS mannitol transporter subunit IICB, whose protein sequence is MDATVNKTQAASGGVRVKVQSFGRFLSGMVMPNIGAFIAWGLITALFIPTGWIPNEYLAKLVGPMITYLLPLLIGYTGGTMVHGTRGGVIGAVTTMGVVIGTDIPMFLGAMIVGPFAAWVLKQFDRSIEGKVRSGFEMLVNNFSSGIIGGILAVLAYAVVGPAVQVVSKTLAAGVQVLVNAGLLPLANLLIEPGKVLFLNNAINHGVLSPIALDQASKTGKSILFMLESNPGPGLGILLAYWLVGRGSAKLSAPGAAIIHFFGGIHEIYFPYILMNPRLILAVMAGGVTGTFTFSLFNAGLVAPPSPGSIFAYIAMAPKGGLLPIFTGVITATIVSFLVAALLLKTVKKTDEEDNLEAATAKMKDMKQAPSKAQTSSAATAATAAPAATTVVKAASDVNKIVFACDAGMGSSAMGASILRKKMKDAGVDVTVINTAIGEIPQDADIVVTHKSLTDRARSKAPQAEHISIDNFMKSPEYDVLVDRLRS, encoded by the coding sequence ATGGATGCGACAGTAAACAAAACGCAAGCAGCTTCCGGCGGAGTACGGGTAAAGGTTCAAAGTTTCGGCCGTTTCCTGAGCGGTATGGTGATGCCGAACATCGGCGCATTTATCGCATGGGGGTTAATCACAGCTTTATTCATACCAACGGGCTGGATTCCAAATGAATATTTGGCGAAGCTTGTCGGTCCGATGATTACCTATCTGCTGCCCCTGTTGATCGGATATACGGGCGGTACGATGGTGCACGGCACGCGTGGAGGTGTCATCGGCGCGGTAACGACGATGGGGGTTGTCATCGGTACGGACATTCCCATGTTCTTGGGAGCGATGATTGTAGGTCCCTTCGCGGCATGGGTGCTGAAACAATTCGATAGGTCGATCGAAGGAAAGGTCCGTTCCGGCTTCGAAATGCTGGTCAACAACTTCTCCTCAGGTATTATTGGAGGAATACTAGCAGTTCTAGCTTACGCAGTTGTAGGTCCAGCTGTGCAGGTGGTAAGTAAAACGCTCGCCGCTGGTGTTCAGGTTCTGGTCAATGCAGGATTGCTTCCTCTGGCTAACCTTCTGATTGAGCCAGGTAAGGTGTTGTTCCTGAACAATGCCATCAACCATGGCGTTCTCAGTCCGATTGCTCTAGACCAAGCGTCCAAGACAGGCAAATCCATTCTATTCATGCTCGAATCCAACCCAGGTCCGGGACTTGGCATTCTCCTCGCATACTGGCTAGTTGGCCGCGGAAGCGCAAAGCTGTCCGCACCGGGCGCAGCGATCATTCATTTCTTTGGCGGTATTCATGAGATCTACTTCCCGTACATTCTGATGAATCCTCGTCTCATTCTTGCAGTTATGGCCGGCGGTGTGACAGGTACGTTCACTTTCTCGTTGTTTAACGCGGGTCTCGTAGCACCTCCTTCACCGGGCAGTATCTTTGCTTACATTGCAATGGCGCCTAAGGGCGGCCTGCTGCCGATCTTCACCGGCGTTATTACGGCAACGATCGTTTCCTTCCTTGTCGCGGCGCTGCTGCTGAAGACTGTGAAGAAAACGGATGAAGAAGACAACCTTGAAGCAGCGACTGCCAAAATGAAGGATATGAAGCAGGCGCCTTCTAAAGCTCAAACTTCTTCAGCGGCAACAGCAGCAACAGCTGCACCGGCGGCTACTACTGTCGTCAAAGCTGCGTCCGACGTGAACAAGATTGTATTCGCTTGTGATGCAGGTATGGGCTCCAGTGCGATGGGCGCCTCCATCCTTAGGAAGAAGATGAAGGACGCGGGCGTCGATGTGACGGTCATCAATACGGCTATCGGCGAGATACCGCAAGATGCGGACATTGTCGTCACGCATAAATCATTAACGGATCGGGCTAGAAGCAAGGCTCCGCAAGCCGAGCATATTTCCATCGATAACTTCATGAAAAGTCCGGAATATGACGTGCTCGTCGATCGATTGCGTTCTTGA